The stretch of DNA GGTGTACTGAGGCCTTACTCCTTACTGCCATGTCTTATGATAGATATGTTGCAATATGTAACCCATTGAGATATAACATAATTATGGCAAAAAACGTTTGTTTTCAGCTTATCTCCACCTGTTGGATGGTGAGCTTTGGCTATTCATTGACACACACAATTCTAATCTCCAAGTTACCTTTTTGTGGACTAAATAAAGTTAGCCACTTCTTTTGTGATATCAAACCACTTCTCCAGCTAGCTTGTGCAGATACTAGTCTCAATGAAATCCTAGTTGTCTTTATAACTGGATTTATAGCTGTTAGTACATTTTGTcttatctttctttcctattcCTTGATTGGCACCCACCTCCTGAAAATTCGCTCCTCAACTGAAAGGCGCAAAGCATTTTCCACCTGTACTTCTCATCTCATTGTTGTGCTCCTCTACTATGGACCTCTCACAACGAGATTCCTAAGACCTGCTACAAATGATAGCCTAGAGCAAGACCGACAAACTGCCGTTCTGTACACAATCATTACCCCTGTCCTTAATCCAATTATTTATGCATTAAGGAATCAAGAAGTTAAAATGTCCCTTAGATTTAGAATGTTGAAGCGTAAGTTTGGTAGAGGCTGATTACATTATTGGAAAGACAAAGGGTAACAAGTTGTTGATCTTGTACCCTGTGGGTCTGATGAACAGATAAGGTAATATTTGGAGTTACTGTTTCATTGTCatttttgatatatttttctgtatatgtATGAAATGTTTGCACTCAAAATAAGGACTAGATCCTAAAATGTCTATGCAAAATCACTGTGAGATATATTCATGTGACAAAAACAGGTTATGACAGGTTTTGCCTTTGTCTCCTATAACACTGGTCTGTTTAAAgcttgaaaatgtaaatatattgtaaaatctGCATCAAACACAGAAAAGAAAAAGACATTAAGTGGGGCTTGAAGGACAGGACATATGGTTAATTAATAGTATAAATCCCCTGAAATGTCCCAGGCAACATTACCTC from Xenopus tropicalis strain Nigerian chromosome 8, UCB_Xtro_10.0, whole genome shotgun sequence encodes:
- the LOC100492837 gene encoding olfactory receptor 5V1, whose translation is MEERNLTSVTEVILLPVTSIAYFRVVLFIVFLFLYLFTLLGNLCIMAVVITDRRLHTPMYFFLGNLSFFDIVYSSTTVPKMMVGLAKKVSKIFLKSCIVQIFFFHFFGCTEALLLTAMSYDRYVAICNPLRYNIIMAKNVCFQLISTCWMVSFGYSLTHTILISKLPFCGLNKVSHFFCDIKPLLQLACADTSLNEILVVFITGFIAVSTFCLIFLSYSLIGTHLLKIRSSTERRKAFSTCTSHLIVVLLYYGPLTTRFLRPATNDSLEQDRQTAVLYTIITPVLNPIIYALRNQEVKMSLRFRMLKRKFGRG